Genomic window (Chitinophagales bacterium):
GTAACCCTTACTGAGTTATTACTCTCAAACTTATGACCAATTATAATGATTTGACATAACTGTTCAACTAAAACACTTAAGGGAGTAATATAGTGTTACTCCCCTTAAATTTGTTTCTAAACATTGTGACTTTTTATATCTTCCTCTCTCCTTCTTAGAATGGGCAGTCTCTACATGGGTTGACTTGCATATCAAATCTTTGTAGTGATTTGAAGTCGTAGCCACCACCTACTATTCTAAACTCTGTTCTTCTGTTTCTTTGGTGTTCGTACTCGCTACATGGTACACCATCGGTACAGCCGTTCACTGGTTGTGTTTCGCCGTATCCTTTGGCTTGTAGTCTGTTTTTTTGTATGCCTCTTGCTATTAACCAGTTCACTACACTCTGTGCTCTGCGTTGCGATAGCTTGATGTTATAATCATACGGTGCTCTTGAGTCGGTATGTGAGCCAATTTCTACTATCACACTTGGGTTCTCTTGCATGAAGCTGAGTAACTTGTTTAAGTCGCCTTCACTCTCTTCTCTTATGTACCACTTGTCAAAGTCATAGTATATGTCTTTTAACACGATTGATGGTCCTGTTGTTCCATCTGGATAGCTGTCTGGTATGCCATCGCCATCTGTGTCTATCATGCCACCTGGTATTGGATCTAGTATTACTTCTACTTCTTTTGGATTAACACCACATCTCATGTCTATCTTACAATCGCCATCATCTTTGATTACTTCTGTGTAACCTGGTAGGTATCCTTCTTTGTTGGCTACTACTATGTAATCACAGTCGCATCTTACTATCTCGCATATCTTACCATTCTCATCTGCTACTAGTGCTTTTGTCCATCCTTCACACTTGCTAGACAATAGTATCTTCGCTCCTGCCAGTGGATGGGTGTTCTCTGGTGTTTTGTTGTCTATGTTTTCTATGCTTTCTGGTGTCGTAGTATTTGGTATGTTTAAGCTCTCTAAGCTCTTACCTAGTACCGTGATGCTCATTGCATACTCTTTGCTCTTCTCTAATGGTATTTTTACAAACACTGTGCCGCCTGGCTCTACGCCTTTAGTGGTAGCACATACACTGTTGTTGCTAGCATAGCCTTCTGCACTCGCCTCAAAACAGTAATCCATATTCTTAATCACTCCAAACTCAAACTCTCCATCACATTCCGTTTCTGTTCTTCCTTCTTCACTGCTCGTAGTTTTGGCAATCATCTTTACTTTACTCTCACATATCGGCTCGCCTGTTTGTGCATCTACTACTATTCCTTCTAAATATATGCCATCATCCTCAAAGCTATAAATGTCATCTAAGCCATGTCCACCTTCTCTGTTCGATGTAAAGTATCCTGTGCTTTTGTCTTCGCCATACACCAAGCCAAAGTCATCATACGAACTGTTGATTGGTGCTCCTATGTTTCTTATCTTACCTACTTTGTCTGTCTTTGCGTCTACTTTCGTTCTAAAGATGTCTAGACCGCCTAATCCGCCATGTCCATCACTAGCAAAATATAGGTTATTATCTTTATCTACATACGGAAACATCTCCATGCCTTCTGTGTTGATTTACTCATTCCTAAGTTCTTTGGTGTACCCCCAACTGCCTTCGCCTTCTTTCTGTGTTACATATACATCTGTACCACCGTAACCACCTGGCATATCACTGATAAAATACATCGTATTACCATCTGGTGTAAGTGCTGGATGTCCTACACTATATTCATCGTTATTATAGGCAAACTCTTTGTCTTTTCTCCCACTTCAGTCCATTCACCTCCGATTCGTATATCTTTAACTTTACTATCTTATCATCACTCTTGCCTGTCTTGCCATGATAGTAGTTGTTTCTAGTAAAATATACCTTATTCCCTTCTCGGTGTGAAGCTTGGTGTTGCTTCGTGATACTTCGTACTGGCATCGTCTTTTAGCTGTTTTGGCTTGCTATCGAACTTCGTACCTTTTCCTTCTACAAAGTACATATCAAAAAACTGTGTCCCTGTCCATGTGTGTTCTCTGCCTATTGCTTTTGAACTGTCTCTACTTGAGGAGTAGTATAAGCCACCGTCTTTGTAATATATTCAAAAATCATATCCACCACTGTTAAAATCTAAATTATGTATTTCGTATCTATCTCTACTTAGTAAGTACTGTCCGTAGTCCGCACTTGCTTTGAGTTGATTCCCTGCTCTTTTATCTTCGGTACACTTTGCTTGTAATTGGCATACCACTTTGCTGCTTCTTCATACTTCTCATTTGCCTGTAGCATTTGTGCGTAGTATAGCTTGTATTTTGGATCTAATTCATCTCCTGCATTTACTGCTTTGCCATACCAATACTCTGCTTGTACAAAGTTAGATGTTAATCTATAGCAATCGCCTAACTCGCTCATCGCTTTGACATCGCCTTCACCTTTTTTCTTTAGGTAATCTTCATATAATGGTATCGCTTCTTTGTAGGCTAAGTCGTTGTATAACTTCTCTGCTTTGCTTATGCCTCCTATTGCATTTTTCTGTAACTCCACCGCCTTCTATTACTTGTGCTTTGGTTTGCATGCCTAAAAACAGGAGCATCATAAGTAATAGTACTATTTTGCTTATGTTTATTTTTATTGCTCTTTTTATATATTTTTGTCCCTTTTTCATTTGTATTTCTGTTTTAGGTCTTTTTTTAAAAATATCTTGGTGTGATTACTTTTTTCTTCTCAAAGCCAAAGTCATAGCCTAGTATCACTTCATAACTACCATTGTTATAATCTCCGAGTTTGGTTAGTGTATAATCATAGGCAAAGCCTATTAACAGTTGTTTGGTTGGCCATACCTCTAAAAAGTGCATCGAAGCTATCGCTGTTCGTTAGTCCTGTCTTCTTGTTGTGAAAGGCAGTTCTATAGGTTCGCCTATGTTTACTCTATCGTAAATGAGTAAGCTTAAGTTAAAGTCAAACTCATGTGGTATCTTTTGCTCTGCACTAGCTATGTATTTGTACATTATCTGTGGTCTGATTTTAAGTACCTTACCTGCTGGTATTACACCTCCTGCTAGTGCAAAAAAGTGTGGTGTTCTGCTTGCACTTGTAAAGCTACCTTGTGAACTCTGTGCTAGTGCGTCTACTTGGTCTTTGTTGTACAAGTCGCCTTTGATAAAGTTAGGTACACTCGCTCCTACATAAAAATACTTGTGATAGATATATAGTCCTGCTCCTACATGGAAGTATTCTACTTACATTCTCTTGGAATACTGGATCTTGTTGTTCCAATGGATTTAACTCCGATAAGTTGCTCTTATACCATAGTATACCTGCATTGATACCAATGCTTAACTTTACGCCTTTGCCTAGTGGTACTCGGTATGCGTAACTTACATCAAACCATGTTTGGTTCGTTACACCTAGTCTGTCGTTCACTAAGAAAAAGCCCATGGCTGAGTGTTCTTTCTTAAACGGTGAGTGAATACTCACTGTCGTTGTCTGTAGGCTTCCATCTATGCCTGTCCACTGGTTTCTATACAGTCTTACTAATGCTTAGCACCTCTCTAGAACCTGTGTAACCTGCGTTGATTGGCAACTTGTTATACATGAACTGCGTGTACTGTGGTTCTTGTTGTCCGTATACCACTCCTGCTTGTAATAGTAACAGTAGCAACGCCATTTTACCGAATACTTTAAGACTATTTATCATCTCTTTTCTTTTTTATTTGTTCCTTTTATTGTTCCTTTTTTTTTGCCTTTGGGGCAGCATGCCTTCTATTACACGCTGCCTTATTGGCTTTTTGGTATTCTCTCTCTTTTCTTATCTATTACCTGTGAATGACTATAAATCCTGCTTTGTTCACCTGCTCTCCTTCTCTGGTTAAGTATTTCAACACATAGTAGTAAGTACCATCACGGTAGTAGTGGCTCCTTTGTACTCGCCATCCCAGCCGGACAAGTTGCTATATGCCTCGTTTCTATACACCTCTATGCCCCATCGGTTGTAAACGCATAACACTACATCTACTGACTCTTCTATACATGGTATGTACCAAGTATCGTTGATACCATCTCCGTTTGGTGAGATCGCATTTGGTATGATACAGCTTTCTATCTCTATAAATACCCATGCTGTATCGTTACCATCCGGATCGCAGATTACATACTGGAAGCTGTCTACTCCTCTGTAGTCTACCTGTGGTGTATAGGTTATCGTGCCGTCTGTATTCATTCACTACCACTTCCATGCTTCGGTGCTGTAATGATACCTTACGGACTACATACTTGTAGTGGATCACTATCGGTTTGTTCGTCATTACCTAGTACCGTTATTGTAATTGGTGTGTTTACATCGGTTACCACTGTATCATTATTTGCTACTGGTGGCACGCCTGTTACCGTGATGATAACCGTAGTCTCGAAGCATTCGCCGTCCTCATTACATGCACTTATACATAGTGTATCTGTTCCCTTAACATCACCTGCCGTGTAAACCAAGCAACCTTCCTCATTAATGTACCAACTAATATAGTCTTCTACGCCTGCTGTCGCTCCTGTGCATGCCGTTATCGTAATAGCTGTGCCTGCCGGCGTAGTGAACTCACAGATGCTGTCCGTTTCGTTGATTGGTATTATCTCTCTTATAGTATCTTTTGGTTCTTCTACTGTGATAATGATGATAGTTGTATCGCACATGCCTAAGTCATCGCATACTGTAATACATATCGTATCGTTGCCTGTAAAGCCGTCTTCTGGTGTATATACTATACATGGATCTGTACCTGTTATCTCTACATTTGCATTGCCATCGCAGGTACTGATGCTCGTTACCGTGCCTGATAATTGCACCGTATCTAAACATACTGTTACCGGACATCCATAACAGGTCGTATCTCTGATTGTATCCACTGGTATACAGCCGCTGATATCTACACATACCCATACACTATCTCTACACAAGTTCTCCTTGTCTTCTACTACTACCCAATGACAACCACCTGGTACTACTATCTCGCTACCTAAATAGGTTTCATCAAAATTAAAGTTAATGATTGATTTAAGAACCTGTGGCTGAGTTGCAA
Coding sequences:
- a CDS encoding OmpA family protein encodes the protein MEMFPYVDKDNNLYFASDGHGGLGGLDIFRTKVDAKTDKVGKIRNIGAPINSSYDDFGLVYGEDKSTGYFTSNREGGHGLDDIYSFEDDGIYLEGIVVDAQTGEPICESKVKMIAKTTSSEEGRTETECDGEFEFGVIKNMDYCFEASAEGYASNNSVCATTKGVEPGGTVFVKIPLEKSKEYAMSITVLGKSLESLNIPNTTTPESIENIDNKTPENTHPLAGAKILLSSKCEGWTKALVADENGKICEIVRCDCDYIVVANKEGYLPGYTEVIKDDGDCKIDMRCGVNPKEVEVILDPIPGGMIDTDGDGIPDSYPDGTTGPSIVLKDIYYDFDKWYIREESEGDLNKLLSFMQENPSVIVEIGSHTDSRAPYDYNIKLSQRRAQSVVNWLIARGIQKNRLQAKGYGETQPVNGCTDGVPCSEYEHQRNRRTEFRIVGGGYDFKSLQRFDMQVNPCRDCPF
- a CDS encoding type IX secretion system membrane protein PorP/SprF, producing the protein MHFLEVWPTKQLLIGFAYDYTLTKLGDYNNGSYEVILGYDFGFEKKKVITPRYF
- a CDS encoding type IX secretion system membrane protein PorP/SprF, which translates into the protein MYHKYFYVGASVPNFIKGDLYNKDQVDALAQSSQGSFTSASRTPHFFALAGGVIPAGKVLKIRPQIMYKYIASAEQKIPHEFDFNLSLLIYDRVNIGEPIELPFTTRRQD
- a CDS encoding type IX secretion system membrane protein PorP/SprF → MYRNQWTGIDGSLQTTTVSIHSPFKKEHSAMGFFLVNDRLGVTNQTWFDVSYAYRVPLGKGVKLSIGINAGILWYKSNLSELNPLEQQDPVFQENVSRILPCRSRTIYLSQVFLCRSECT
- a CDS encoding type IX secretion system membrane protein PorP/SprF — protein: MALLLLLLQAGVVYGQQEPQYTQFMYNKLPINAGYTGSREVLSISKTV
- a CDS encoding gliding motility-associated C-terminal domain-containing protein, whose product is MNTDGTITYTPQVDYRGVDSFQYVICDPDGNDTAWVFIEIESCIIPNAISPNGDGINDTWYIPCIEESVDVVLCVYNRWGIEVYRNEAYSNLSGWDGEYKGATTTVMVLTTMC